The genomic interval CTTCTTCACAGAGCCAAAATCTGCGATTGAGCTTCGTTCAGTAATTTCAAATACGACATGATGAGGCGATAGCTTATGCTGCTCCAGCAGACTGAGCGTTTGGCCAGGCGAGAAGCTTGGATCCTCCATAATTTGCGCCATCACATTAATGAATAGCTTTTGCCCTGGCATGAGCCGCAGACAGCCATCTATCGCCTTTTCTCTAGCCAGTCTATCCAAGCTATAAGTCAAATTCTCCTGCTCAGCACACTGAAAGAGCTCCATAGGTCCGGCAAACCAAGTTTGATCCTGCGTACGCGATAGCGCTTCGAAGCCAAATACCTCTCCTTCGCGCAGCAGCGATACGATAGGCTGATATACTGGCTGAATAAGCCGCTTGCTAATGACTCGTTCCAGAGCTCGGCGCTTCAAGCTTCGTTCCATCGATCCGGCGGATTGCCCGTGCAAAATTGCTTTTTTCATCGCATCATACCAGACAAGTCCATCCACAGGGTCATTGTCATTGGGTACGACAGATACACCAATATGGAGCTTCCCAAGCACATCAGCTAGCCCCTCATAGCAAATCTCCTCTGCAAATTGTTTCTCCCAATCAGCGGTATGCTTATAAGCCAGCTCAAGCAGCCAGTCCTCCTGCAGCAGTTGATGCCCGGCCGGCAAACGCATATGGATAAATAAATCCTCCTTCATCCATTGCAGCCCTTCAAATAGTAAAGAGCTTCCAAATGCAGCCTTCACCTCATTCTCAGCAAAAACACGCCATTTCTCATGCTGCGCGGATAAGTGATTTTTCCGAACATCCGTAGGAAACTGCCATGATAAATAAATAATACCAAGATGACCCGAGCTCACGTTTTCCGTATCGTTTAGCCGCCATATGTCCCGTAGTTGTCTCAATTTCCGTTCCGTTCCTCTCCATGATGCATTCCTATAATTTGATCCATGACATAGACGCTGCCTTTAAGAGCTTTCGCTTGTTTCTTCAGCTTTGCCGCAATCCTCGGAATATCATCTGCCGCAAGCGCTACTCTGCCATCCCATAACATGAGTGACAAAGAAAGCGTTACACCCTCCTGATCAATGAGATTGCCCTCTCGATCCTCAACCGTCGTTACTTCAACGCCGCCGTAAAATGCTTTAATCCCGCTATCGAAACGCTTTATCATAGCCTGGCATAATTGCTCCGCCGAATCTGCTCTCATCACCACGATGAAATCATCTCCGCCTATATGTCCGACAAAATCGTCGCCTGCTCCGAGCTGATCAAGCTCCATGCGCAGAATATCTCCTAAATAGCGAATCAAATTATCACCGAGCCCAAAACCAAAGGAATCGTTATACCATTTAAAATAGTCCAAGTCCGCATAAACGACAGCAAACGGCTCACCTTGTCCGATCCGCTGGCTCAGTTCAAGCTGAATTTCCTCGTTCCCCGGCAGCCCCGTAAGCGGATTAGCTGTTCGTGCTGCCTCCGTGCGAAGCGCCGTCATGCATTCCAAGATAGACCTGATCGTAGCTGCTCCTGCCATCTGTCCATCCTTCGTAATGAGAACGACATCGTAGAGCTGCGAGAAATCCCTTGCCATTGCCAGCTGAGATACATGCTCGACAGTAAGCTGCTCATCCACAATAAGCGGTTGATTGTTCATAATCCGCTCAATCGGTCTGTTCCAATAAAGAGGCAGCCCGAATTGGCCGGCTAACATTTGATGCAGCTTCTCTTTCATTAAGATGCCAATTGGTCTGCCTTTATCGACAATGACCGCGCCTTGCGCCTTCGCATTCGTATCGAAAAAATAAGCAACTTCGGACACCCTGGCCCGGGCAGGAAATATCGGAAAAGGTGCAGCAAGCCCGCCAATTCGAACGGTTCGGCTATGGTTCCCCGGCAAATGCAGCTGCTGCACTGGCTCGCCTGCTCCGATGATCTGACCGTAGTTTTCTATTTTCGGTTTGCCTTCGGATAGAGATTCTTGGCGGTTCCTTCCGAGAGTAACGTTATATGCGCTTTGCTCCATCGCATCAAGAATCATCCGATAAACAACCGACTCCGAGGAACGGCCGGTTGCTGGAGGGTATGCAGTTGAAAGACCTATGCTTACCTCCAGATCGGTGTCTGAGAAAGCCCCGTCTTCTTTTTTTGCATCAGACTTCCTTAGCCTATCAATAAGCCGCTCCATCGCTTTCTCGACCACTCGAATGATCGGTTCATCCTTCTGCTGCCGATCAAATAAATAAAAGTAATCCCATTCAAGGCGCTGACGCCAGAAAAGCCTTGCCTCCGTGCCCTCCCATAGCTGCAATACTGATTCTGCTGCTGTGTTCCCGAGGCGAAAACGGACGTAAATGACACCAATTCCGCCTTCATGCCAGCGCTCTTTTATGCTGCGGAGCATATCTCGATTGAATAAACCAACCCCGACTCCATTCATGCCAATCCCCTCAATCGACTATCGTCTATTTCAGTTCCTTTATGTATTACTTTACCAGCCAATTGTGAATGGAGATGCATAAAAGGATTAACTTGCGGTAAAATTCGACATTTTTCTTAGTTCTTTTCTCCTAAATAAAAAAACCGTCCAGCAGCTAAGCGTGGGCGGTCTTAAGTATGTTTTAAGTAGGTTATACGTTCAAATCCGGACGATTGCCCGTTACGAGATAAACGACGCTCTCACCGATGTTCGTCGCGTGATCACCGAATCTTTCGAGGTAACGTCCGACGAGAGTAAGAAGCGATGACTGTGTAATGTTGCGAGGATTTTCCATCATAAGGGAATAAAGCTCGCGCGTAATTTGTCCATACAGGGCATCAACCTGATCGTCGTCCTTCGCCATTTTGTAAGCAAGGTCCACGTTTTCTTGAATAAACGATTGAATGGACTCGTATGTCATAAGCTGAACAATTTCTGCCATACGCGGCAAATCGATTAACGGTTTTATTAGCTCCTGACCCTCTAAACGCAATACAACCTTAGCAATATCAACGGAGAGATCGCCCATACGCTCCAAATCGCTTGCAATCTTAAACGAGGACAGAATTCTTCTCAAATCCTTGGCAACAGGCTGCTGCGTAGCGATCAGCTTCGAGCCGATTTCCGTAATCTTTTCTTCCATTTGGTTAAGCGACGGGTCCAGCTTTATGACCTGCTTCGCACGGTCAACATCAACGGTTTTTAATGCTTCCATCGATTCTACGAGCGCTTTTTCAACAAAAGTACCCATATCAATCAGCAAATTATGAAGATGCTCTAGTCCTTGGTCAAACTCTTTACGCGTGGTCATCATGAACGGCATTCCCCCTACAAGGTTTGTAAAACAACATCATTCGCAAGGACAAAATCATATGATTCAACCTCTTGAATAAAAGCTCTCTCCCACGATCCGTTTGGCTTAGCCGAAACGTCCGCTTATATAATCTTCTGTGCGCTGATCGGTTGGATTGGAGAACAGCTTCTCCGTATCCGAGTATTCAACGACCTCGCCATTCAAGAAAAACACCGTTTGATTGGATACGCGGGCTGCCTGATGCATGTTGTGAGTAACCATCACGATTGTGTATTTATCTTTCAATTCTTGAGCAAGCTCTTCAATTTTCAGCGTGGAAATCGGGTCAAGCGCTGATGTAGCCTCATCCATAAGCAAAATATTTGGGTTTACTGCAAGTGCGCGGGCAATACAAAGGCGCTGCTGCTGTCCACCAGATAAACCGAACGCAGAACGTTTCAAGTGATCCTTTACTTCATCCCACAATACCGCGGATTTCAAGCTTGTTTCTACAATTTCATCGAGCTCGCGCTTGCTAGTAATACCATGCAGGCGAGGACCGTATGCCACGTTATCATAGATTGATTTCGGGAATGGGTTCGGCTGTTGGAATACCATGCCGACCTTTTTGCGCAGTGTTTCAACATCCACTTCATTCGAGTAAATTTCAGTACCGCCAATGGCGATACCTCCCTCAATCCGAGTGCCCGGAATCATATCGTTCATACGGTTTAGTGTACGAAGCAAAGTTGACTTTCCGCAGCCGGATGGACCGATGAATGCAGTGATTGCTTTCTCAGGTATCGTTAGTGTTACATCCTTCAAAGCGTGGAAAGCGCCGTAAAACAAATTCAGCTTGTTAATATTAATAAGTGCTTCCATATCGTTTTCCTCCTAAATATTCTTCTGATACTTGTTGCGAAGCAAAATAGCCGAAAAGTTCATTAGCAACAACAGCGCTAGTAAAACGATAATACCGCTGGCCGCAAGCTCCTTGAATTCAAGCTGTGGCTTAGACAACCAGTTGTACACTTGAATAGGAATAACCGTAAACGAATCCTTAAGACCTTCTGGCAAAAAGGCAACATACGTTAATGCTCCGATCATAACTAGCGGTGCCGTTTCTCCAATTGCACGAGACATAGCAAGAATGACGCCAGTTAGTACGCCAGGAAGAGCTGAGGGCATAACAGAGCGAGAAACGGTCTGCCACTTGGTCGCGCCTAGAGCGAACGAAGCATCACGGCGTGATTTCGGAACGGCACGAATCGCTTCTTGTGCAGATACGATAATAATAGGAAGCACAAGCAGCGTCATCGTGAGCGCCCCTGCAATGAGGCTGCGATCAAGAGCGAGCAGTCGTACGAACAAGGTTAAGCCCAAAATACCGTATACGATGGACGGAACGCCCGCTAGTGTACTGATATTAAGCTGAATCATCCGGGTAATCCGGCCCTTTTTCGCATATTCCTCCAAGAAAATCGCAGCTCCTACTCCAAAAATAAAGGAAATAGGCGCCATAATAAGCAGCATGTAAATCGTACCAACCAGCGCCGACTTCATTCCGGAACCGTCCGCTTTGCGAGACGGGAAGTTCGTGAATAGATCAGGCTGGAGCCTTGCAATACCGTCGATCAAAATATCTACGATTAACGCGCAAAGCGCGAGAACGCCGATGGAAGTGGCGGCGACGAATAGGATATGAAGCATCCAATCTTTTTTC from Paenibacillus sp. FSL K6-3182 carries:
- the phoU gene encoding phosphate signaling complex protein PhoU; this encodes MTTRKEFDQGLEHLHNLLIDMGTFVEKALVESMEALKTVDVDRAKQVIKLDPSLNQMEEKITEIGSKLIATQQPVAKDLRRILSSFKIASDLERMGDLSVDIAKVVLRLEGQELIKPLIDLPRMAEIVQLMTYESIQSFIQENVDLAYKMAKDDDQVDALYGQITRELYSLMMENPRNITQSSLLTLVGRYLERFGDHATNIGESVVYLVTGNRPDLNV
- a CDS encoding EAL domain-containing protein, whose translation is MRQLRDIWRLNDTENVSSGHLGIIYLSWQFPTDVRKNHLSAQHEKWRVFAENEVKAAFGSSLLFEGLQWMKEDLFIHMRLPAGHQLLQEDWLLELAYKHTADWEKQFAEEICYEGLADVLGKLHIGVSVVPNDNDPVDGLVWYDAMKKAILHGQSAGSMERSLKRRALERVISKRLIQPVYQPIVSLLREGEVFGFEALSRTQDQTWFAGPMELFQCAEQENLTYSLDRLAREKAIDGCLRLMPGQKLFINVMAQIMEDPSFSPGQTLSLLEQHKLSPHHVVFEITERSSIADFGSVKKALEHYRSQGYQIAIDDVGAGYSSLQSIAELRPDYLKVDRSIIQNIHLDEMKEHILYTLVQIAAKMDISIIAEGIELEAELAKVREMGIEYAQGYLLGRPAPFHSMMM
- a CDS encoding GGDEF domain-containing protein, with protein sequence MNGVGVGLFNRDMLRSIKERWHEGGIGVIYVRFRLGNTAAESVLQLWEGTEARLFWRQRLEWDYFYLFDRQQKDEPIIRVVEKAMERLIDRLRKSDAKKEDGAFSDTDLEVSIGLSTAYPPATGRSSESVVYRMILDAMEQSAYNVTLGRNRQESLSEGKPKIENYGQIIGAGEPVQQLHLPGNHSRTVRIGGLAAPFPIFPARARVSEVAYFFDTNAKAQGAVIVDKGRPIGILMKEKLHQMLAGQFGLPLYWNRPIERIMNNQPLIVDEQLTVEHVSQLAMARDFSQLYDVVLITKDGQMAGAATIRSILECMTALRTEAARTANPLTGLPGNEEIQLELSQRIGQGEPFAVVYADLDYFKWYNDSFGFGLGDNLIRYLGDILRMELDQLGAGDDFVGHIGGDDFIVVMRADSAEQLCQAMIKRFDSGIKAFYGGVEVTTVEDREGNLIDQEGVTLSLSLMLWDGRVALAADDIPRIAAKLKKQAKALKGSVYVMDQIIGMHHGEERNGN
- the pstB gene encoding phosphate ABC transporter ATP-binding protein PstB: MEALININKLNLFYGAFHALKDVTLTIPEKAITAFIGPSGCGKSTLLRTLNRMNDMIPGTRIEGGIAIGGTEIYSNEVDVETLRKKVGMVFQQPNPFPKSIYDNVAYGPRLHGITSKRELDEIVETSLKSAVLWDEVKDHLKRSAFGLSGGQQQRLCIARALAVNPNILLMDEATSALDPISTLKIEELAQELKDKYTIVMVTHNMHQAARVSNQTVFFLNGEVVEYSDTEKLFSNPTDQRTEDYISGRFG
- the pstA gene encoding phosphate ABC transporter permease PstA; the protein is MNIFLDANRKQIANRRKKDWMLHILFVAATSIGVLALCALIVDILIDGIARLQPDLFTNFPSRKADGSGMKSALVGTIYMLLIMAPISFIFGVGAAIFLEEYAKKGRITRMIQLNISTLAGVPSIVYGILGLTLFVRLLALDRSLIAGALTMTLLVLPIIIVSAQEAIRAVPKSRRDASFALGATKWQTVSRSVMPSALPGVLTGVILAMSRAIGETAPLVMIGALTYVAFLPEGLKDSFTVIPIQVYNWLSKPQLEFKELAASGIIVLLALLLLMNFSAILLRNKYQKNI